The Desmonostoc muscorum LEGE 12446 genome includes a region encoding these proteins:
- a CDS encoding DUF29 domain-containing protein, with protein sequence MNNQLYDQDFNLWRESIIEQIKEHRFNDIDWEHLLLELEDMGKSEKRSFISNLTILIAHLLKLTVQSDAPDMMKGSWYSSVTEHRFRVKKDLEENPSFKNYITEVISQAYADARKLAIKESKNAKLGVRKPGEAEYPLDCPFLIEQLLNEDFYGDSD encoded by the coding sequence ATGAACAATCAACTGTACGATCAAGATTTTAATCTTTGGCGAGAAAGTATTATTGAGCAAATTAAAGAACATCGTTTTAATGATATAGACTGGGAGCATTTACTTTTAGAATTAGAAGACATGGGAAAGTCAGAAAAACGGTCGTTTATTAGTAATTTAACAATCTTGATTGCTCATTTACTCAAGTTGACCGTTCAATCTGATGCTCCTGATATGATGAAAGGAAGCTGGTATAGTTCTGTGACAGAACATCGTTTTCGAGTAAAAAAGGATTTGGAAGAAAATCCTTCTTTTAAAAATTATATTACTGAGGTTATTTCTCAAGCCTATGCTGATGCTCGCAAACTGGCAATTAAAGAAAGTAAAAACGCTAAATTAGGAGTTAGAAAACCTGGGGAAGCAGAATATCCTTTGGATTGTCCTTTTCTTATTGAACAATTATTAAATGAAGATTTTTATGGAGACAGTGATTAA
- a CDS encoding zinc metalloprotease HtpX yields MGNQFKTAALLAALSGLLIAISYWVIGGSSGLIIGIGLAAVTNLFSWYQSDKIALAVYQAQPVSEREAPGLYRIVEKLSRRANIPTPRVYIVPSQTANAFATGRDPEHAAVAVTEGILNILPEDELEGVIAHEFTHIINRDTLTQAVAATVAGAISFLAQMVSYSLWFGGGSRNDNRGGNPLGVLLTVMLAPLAATIIQLAISRTREFSADAGSAKLTANPRALARALQRLEATAKQMPLNTNPAFEPLLIINSISGQFLGNLFSSHPATEARVAALLKLEQQLTTKA; encoded by the coding sequence ATGGGAAATCAATTCAAAACAGCTGCTTTGCTAGCTGCACTAAGTGGTCTTTTGATAGCAATTAGTTACTGGGTAATTGGTGGTAGTAGTGGCTTGATTATTGGAATCGGCTTAGCAGCAGTAACAAACCTGTTTTCTTGGTATCAATCAGATAAAATTGCCCTTGCAGTATATCAGGCACAACCTGTCAGTGAAAGGGAAGCACCGGGACTTTATCGAATAGTGGAAAAGTTATCTCGTCGTGCTAATATTCCTACACCCAGAGTTTATATTGTTCCTAGTCAAACTGCTAACGCCTTCGCTACAGGGCGCGATCCAGAACACGCTGCTGTTGCTGTTACTGAAGGCATTTTGAATATATTACCAGAAGACGAACTCGAAGGCGTTATCGCCCACGAATTCACCCACATTATTAATCGTGATACCCTCACACAAGCGGTTGCTGCTACAGTAGCTGGTGCCATTTCCTTCCTAGCGCAAATGGTGAGTTATAGCCTTTGGTTTGGCGGTGGTTCACGAAATGACAACAGAGGTGGAAATCCTTTGGGTGTTTTATTAACAGTAATGCTTGCACCATTAGCTGCAACAATCATTCAGCTGGCAATTTCACGCACAAGAGAATTCTCCGCTGATGCTGGTTCTGCTAAATTAACTGCTAATCCCCGCGCTTTAGCTAGGGCGCTACAAAGGCTAGAAGCTACAGCAAAGCAGATGCCTTTAAATACCAATCCAGCTTTTGAGCCATTATTAATTATCAATTCCATCTCTGGACAATTTTTAGGTAACTTATTCTCCAGTCATCCTGCTACAGAAGCACGAGTTGCAGCATTGCTGAAATTAGAGCAACAACTGACAACAAAAGCTTAA